ACTCTTCCGGGTCGCGTTTATGCGCGATCTCTATCAGGCCCGCTTTGGCGAAGACGACTGGTCGGCGTTTGCCGGAGTCGGGCGGATCAATGCCCTCTTGATGGAGGACATCGCCGCGGCGCCTGCGGACGCGCTTGCGGCGCGTTTGCGACACAGCCTCGACGCAGCGGCAAGCCGGCTCGAGGGGTTCCCGACCTGGGGCGACATGCATCGCCTGCAGCTTCGCCATCCGCTGGCGGCGGTACCGGTGGTCGGCAAGCGCTATGTCTTCGCCGACCATCCGATCGGCGGCTCGTCGGACTCGCTGATGAAGACGGCTCACGCGGCAACGGATGAACGGCATCGGGCAAGTTACGGTGCCAACGCCCGCTCGATCGCCGATCTGAGCGATATGGACCGGTCGTGGTTTGTGCTGCTCGGCGGGCAGGACGGCTGGCTGAACAGTTCGACCTTTCTCGACCAGGCGCCGCTCTGGCTTGACGGGCAATATATCGAGATGCCGCTGCGCCACGAAACCGTGCAGGCGCAGTTTCGCCGGGTAATGATTCTGCAGAAAGGGGAGCCGCATTGATGAAATGCGCCATGCCGACGGTCGTCCCAGAAAGGCGCGATGAGACGATGCCGCGACGGCGCGCGCGCAGAGTGGACGCAACGCCGCTCCTCAAGCTCTATGCCCGACGCCGATACCGGCAGCTTACGATACAGGACCCCGTCGCGGCGCAGGAGCGCACGCTTTCGGCGCTGATCGCCAAGGCCCGCGCCACGCGCTTCGGGCGTGATCACGGTTTTTCCGCCATCGACACCGTTGCCGCGTTTCAAAGCGCCGTGCCGCTGCGCCGCTATGACGAGATGTGGCAGGCGTACTGGAAAGACGGTTTTCCCCGCCTGACCGAGGTGAGTTGGCCGGGGACCGTCCCTTATTTCGCGCAAAGTTCCGGAACGACCAGCGGCGTGACCAAGTACATCCCGTGCACGCGCGAGATGATCGCCTCGAACCGCAGGGCCGGCCTGGATCTGCTGTCCCACCACCTGATCAACCGGCCTCAGAGCACCATTTTCGCCGGGCGGAATTTCATGCTCGGCGGGAGTACCCGTCTCGTCGAACTCGCGCCTGGTATCTGGAGCGGCGATCTCAGCGGCATCGCCGGCCGGACCGCGCCCGCATGGTTTCGGCCGTTCTACTTCCCGTCACGCCACCTGGAAGTGATCGCCGACTGGGAGGAGAAGATCTCCCGGATGGCGCCGGCGTCGTTGATGAAAGACATCCGCACCTTGGGCGGTACTCCAAGTTGGATGCTGCTGTTCCTTGAACACCTGGCGTCGCTGTACCCCGATCAGCCGCGCCGTCTGCACGCCTTTTATCCGAACCTCGAAATGCTCGTGCATGGCGGAGTGAGCTTCGCGCCTTACCGCTCCGCGTTTACTGAATGGCTGACGGGGGGTCATGCGGAAACTCGCGAGGTTTACCCGGCGAGCGAAGGATTCATTGCCGCTGCCGATCGCGGCGACGGCGAGGGCCTGCGCATGATCGTCGATAACGGTCTCTTTTTCGAGTTCGTGCCGGTCGATGAGCTGGGCAGCCCTTCGCCGACGCGTCACTGGATCGGCAATGCCGAGACCGACATCAACTACGCGCTGGTCCTGAGCACCTGTGCGGGCCTGTGGAGCTACATCATCGGCGATACCGTCCGCTTCGTCGACACCCGCCCGCCGCGCATCCTGGTCACCGGCCGGACGTCTTACAGCCTCTCCGCCTTCGGCGAACATCTGATCGGCGAGGAGGTCGAGCGCGGGATCGCCACCGCGGCGGCGGCGATCCATGCGCAGATTGCCGACTATTCGGTGGGCGCCGTGTTTCCTCAAACCAGCGCCGATGTCGGCGGGCATCTGTTCATCGTCGAGTTCTCGGGCGCGCAGCCCTCAGGTGACTCACTCGCCACCTTCGCCAAGGTGCTCGACGAGACGCTCGCCGCCATCAACGAGGACTACCAGGTTCACCGCACCAACGATTTCGGCATGCGCCCGCCGCAGGTCCATCCGGCACCGCACGGAACCTTTGCCGCCTGGATGAAGCGCCGCGGCAAGCTCGGCGGCCAAAACAAGGTGCCGCGCATCATCACCGATCCCGCGTTGTTCGAGGATCTGAAGGCGTTCAGCCAAGGGCACGGCGCGGAGCAAGAAAGCTTCTGACCGAGGATAAATCCGGGGGTTCCCGATAAGCGCGAGGTATCAGATGGCCTCGTTGATGGTAAGCTCGAATAAGCCCGTCTGAGGAGGGAAGCAAGAAAAGGTAAAACCGACCGTAATCGGAACCGACGGCAAGGACACGCTGGCCGGTGATATGTAGTCGACCGGCGGAACCAATGCGTCTTTGGAGATCGAACTTGGCAATGCCACAGACTCAATCGACGGCAGGGACGGCGGATATGTGAGCGACTTCCACCAGTCGCTTTTTGGCCTCGCCGGCGATGATGTCATCGCCGGAGACATATTCATATTGGGCCGGAATGCCGAGGTCGACATCCTTGTCGGCCACGGCGAAGACGCTTCCTACTATTACTACGATGCCCAAGGATTTCGCGGTGGTGACGATACGGTCGTTGGCGACTTTCTCGCCGGCCCGGAGAATGCGTGGTGCCGGATCGTCGCCGCCGCCGGCGCGAGTTCCATTGGGCGGTTGAACAGCGTCTCCGTTGCAAACGATGTGGCCTTCGGGGAAGGCGGAGGGGATGTGCTCGTGGGCGACGTCGACCGGCGGGAGCAGGCAGCCGAACTCTTCCTCACGGCCTATGCGGGAAAGGGTTGGGATGAATCTACTCTGGCCGGTGGAGACGAAAACGAGGTCCGCGCGTTTTCCGATGTATTGTCCGGCGGTGGGGGGGGGACGACTTACTTGTCGGCGATCTCACCTCGCTTCGATCGGCGGCAAACTACAGTGGCGGTGCCTCGCTCCGAGCGGCTGCCGGGACTGGAGGCAGCACTTCCTCTGGGTATTACGGCGACAGCGAAGACGGCGGCAAAGGCAATAACGTTCAGGCCTTCGGCGACGCGCTGGCCGGCGGGGACGGCGCCGACACCTTCGTCTATCCGGCCCGGGACGCATTCGACTTCGGGGCGCGGTCCCTCGATGTGATCGGCGATTTCGGCGACGGCGACAGCCTCGATCTGAGCGACCTCGTGCGGAAAGGAGAGATCTCCGGGGAGACGATCGATGTGGCGCTGCGGCTGCGCGTCGATGCTGAGGGGGCGACGATCGAGGCCAACGTCGCCGATCCAATGCTATGCGGTGACCAGGCGGTCGAGCGCGGGTTCGGGGCGGGCGACGATCGGCTCGAGGTCGAGACCAATGTCGAGGATGGGGGCGCTGTGGGTCAGCCAGCCGAGTGAGACGATATCGACGCCGGCCGCGGCGATATCACCGAGATTCGCGAGCGTGATCCCGCCCGACGCTTCGGTGACCATGCGACCGCCGACGATCTCGACCGCCTCGCGCAGCCGCGCCGGAGGCATATTGTCGAGCAGCACCGCATCGGCGCCGACGGCGACGAGCTCGCGAAGCTGATCGAGGGTATCCACTTCCACCTCGATCTTGACCATGTGTCCCAGCCGCGCCCGCGCGCGCTCGACGGCGGCACGGATGCCGCCGGCGGCGACGATATGGTTGTCCTTGATCATCACCCCGTCGTCGAGGCCAAAGCGGTGATTGGCACCACCGCCGACGCGAACCGCGTACTTCTCAAGCGCTCGCAGCCCCGGCGTCGTCTTGCGGGTGCAGACGATGCGCGTGCGCGTGCCGGCGACGACGTCCGCCGCGGTGCGCGTCGCCGTGGCGATGCCGCATAGCCGGCACAAGAGATTGAGCGCCGTCCGCTCCCCCGTCAGGATCGGCCGCGCCGGGCCCTCGACGACGGCGATGGTGCCGCCTTGCGGCACGTCACTGCCATCGGGACAGTCGACCACCATCGACAGGCCGGAGTCGAGCAGGCCGAACACCGACAGCGCCACCGGCAGGCCGGCGACGCGGCCCGGGCGGCGGGCAACGAAGC
This genomic stretch from Rhodospirillales bacterium harbors:
- a CDS encoding GH3 auxin-responsive promoter family protein, which translates into the protein MPRRRARRVDATPLLKLYARRRYRQLTIQDPVAAQERTLSALIAKARATRFGRDHGFSAIDTVAAFQSAVPLRRYDEMWQAYWKDGFPRLTEVSWPGTVPYFAQSSGTTSGVTKYIPCTREMIASNRRAGLDLLSHHLINRPQSTIFAGRNFMLGGSTRLVELAPGIWSGDLSGIAGRTAPAWFRPFYFPSRHLEVIADWEEKISRMAPASLMKDIRTLGGTPSWMLLFLEHLASLYPDQPRRLHAFYPNLEMLVHGGVSFAPYRSAFTEWLTGGHAETREVYPASEGFIAAADRGDGEGLRMIVDNGLFFEFVPVDELGSPSPTRHWIGNAETDINYALVLSTCAGLWSYIIGDTVRFVDTRPPRILVTGRTSYSLSAFGEHLIGEEVERGIATAAAAIHAQIADYSVGAVFPQTSADVGGHLFIVEFSGAQPSGDSLATFAKVLDETLAAINEDYQVHRTNDFGMRPPQVHPAPHGTFAAWMKRRGKLGGQNKVPRIITDPALFEDLKAFSQGHGAEQESF
- a CDS encoding carboxylating nicotinate-nucleotide diphosphorylase, with amino-acid sequence MIDVGPLYPLMYEGIVRRALEEDLGLAGDLTSDAVVPDDAFVRARFVARRPGRVAGLPVALSVFGLLDSGLSMVVDCPDGSDVPQGGTIAVVEGPARPILTGERTALNLLCRLCGIATATRTAADVVAGTRTRIVCTRKTTPGLRALEKYAVRVGGGANHRFGLDDGVMIKDNHIVAAGGIRAAVERARARLGHMVKIEVEVDTLDQLRELVAVGADAVLLDNMPPARLREAVEIVGGRMVTEASGGITLANLGDIAAAGVDIVSLGWLTHSAPILDIGLDLEPIVARPEPALDRLVTA